GGAAGGCACATTCGGGTTTGTATATTTAACATCTTCACAATCTTTCtatgtttacatttttttttctttccttcttttcaccaattaattgacactttttttttatgtttttcttttgcatTAACCTTGGATGCTACAACAGCTACCTTCCTCCTGAATTCTTTATGCATGGTATAGTAGATGAAAAGACTGATGTCTATGCTTATGGTGTGCTATTATTGGAGCTCATTACTGGTCGACAAGCTTTGGATAGCTCACAGAAAAGTCTGGTGATGTGGGTATGTCTGCCTTTGCACAAACAAATACTAGATTTTTATTAACCATCTTGACAAGGAaaatgtttaatattaaaagtaaatagGATAAACGATTTCTACAGAATCATCCAATTCAGCTGTCGTGCATGATAAGTTTgctgacttttataataaattaataatcacttaaaaagttatacCTACCATAAATTCTAATTTGTTGACAGTGAAAAGATACTTACACTAACCgtgcatagaaattaaaatctaattttaatctacctttttacaaaataatcatTGCAGGCAAAACCTTTGCTAACTGCAAATAACATCAAAGAGCTTGTGGATCCAGTTTTGGCTGATGCTTATGATGAAGAGCAGATGAAACTTGTAACCTTAACAGCTTCTCTGTGTGTAGACCAGTCCTCAATTCAACGACCGGATATGAGCCAGGCAAGTCCTTTATATATTCAGTAGATTGCTAGAGAAGGTTGACTTGTCCAAGCATCTTTGCACCAACCACTTATCTGAATTAATAGAATTCTCTCATATTACCATAATATCATTCTTTCTCTCCAAATGACCCTAACAATGTATGGAAATAATAGCTGCAAAATGGGTTAAGCATAAATAATAGCTGCAAATTTTGGTTAAgcataaataaacaaaagcttttaatgtttgtgttttttttttttcctgattgGATGCAGGTATTTGATATACTAAGAGGGGAAGAAGAGAGCTTAAGAATCATGGAAGAACGATCGAAGTCAAAACTTCAGAGGACATACTCTGAAGAACTCTTTGATGCAGAAGAGTACAACTCAACAAAGTTTTTGAGTGAGAGGGATCGACACATGGAGACTATTCTAGGCTGCAGTAGCTCTGTTACAGACGATGAAGAGAAAATCTAGCATATGGCCAGTGATTCAGATAATGTGTGTACAAGGAACTACATAAGTTGAAATTATAGGTCAGTGTGATTTATTTGCAGAACATGAACTGATTCTGATTCCACTTGAGGATCCAGAGCTGGCCAGCACATGATGGGGTTGAAGGGGTTAACAAAGACAGAAACTGAGGTAGAGGCAGAACCTcgtgtggatgtagcatgcttgtcaatatttttatttagtcaAAATGATGATGAAGTTGGGGTATAATTTGTGAAGCCCAATTAAAGCTTCAGAATGGTTGCAGTGTCAATGATCATCATCAATTGCAAATACCCTTTTCAgcaagttgtttaattttctgtTGTAACCATAAGCAGATTTGTCCAAgaaaatttccttttatttgttcaatttgtgccatgtgatttttattttatatctcttCCGTAGTTGTAAATTTTTAGCTTTTAGTTTtcgaatataaatttaaaatttcaaaacaaaatgtgtctttttttatatataaaaaacataatgtGTCCGTTAAAATAAGTATGAATTGgttttgaatcaatttaaaacacttttaacttctttttcttttcaaaaaatgtttcggattttttttaatttttaatcgtAAAAGCAATCCATTTAGACTTAATTTCttcatatttcttaaaaaatacacattattattatgattatcatttcttataatcattatttttttaaactattattattattatcattattatcttatctttattagtcacttattatcattattgttattgtagtTATTGTGTTGTGATTTCCTATATTTATCCTTTCGTTAATATGCCTTGACAGTTGACATAACAAAAGCATTTTTGTAACACTTAAAGTGCGCCTGACACTATAATTTTTAGTATTAAAGTGAAACCTAACATATAACTTTCCCTCCTCTGTTTTGCCCCACTTTATTGACATTTATTAGGTTAAAAAGTGCTGAAAAAATTGAGCTACTAATAATTAGGAGTATTCATGATCATGAATACAAAcaagggaaaaaagaaaaaaaaagcagtaTTATTTTGCATCTATGCTTGATGGTGATTTGATTTGAGAACGACCATTTGATTCgaaaaacagaaagaaagaattggagttattttaaaacaatCCCATTTTTCAAAGTCAATATATTTCGTTTAAGCATACGTCTAAGATCGTGTTTGGATGCATATTTTTGCAGTAAAAGAAATCATTGTTCAAATATAAAAAGCATATATTCATTTCCAAACAAGGCTGCTCTTTTATTTAACATTGGTGTGAAATTGTGTTTAaactattattctttttttttccaataattataattaagatttttgaTTACCTTATAGAATTTCAAAATATTCTCACACCAACCTTGATcatttgtataaaaatttaatcacatttaaaatttttatctcTTTCCAAAAAATGTATCATGCGGATGGATAGGGAACCTATGTTCTACCCCGAAAATGCAGCTATGTTGAATAAAccttcaaattcatttttgaaatattactcttaaatcatttttaaaataaaaaaatataaataatctttcaaatattaaaaaatcatgtagtaatttttaaaaatgaaaatgtctGTAAATTGCTCCATGAGTTTTTAACTAAGCcaataataattacttaaaaaatgaaattaatcatgatataaagccttcaaaaaaatcaaatgtctCTAAAAGTTTGTTCTTCCTAAAACAAATCGTGTAAAGGCAAAGTACAGACAAAGTTAGTTAGAAAttgaaagggaaagggaaaCGAAAATGAGTAGTAGGGTTTGGTGTGTGGTGATGGTATCAGCGTTGGCGTTGATGTTACAATGGCACGAAGCATTCAGCTCCTACGCTGGCTCCGCAAGTGCGATCATCGACCCTTCCAAGGTCAAACAAGTTTCGTGGAAACCGAGGTCTGTTTCTACTTTCTACACTACACATCGTTTGCATATGAAACTCAATTTGGTACTCAGCGAATGATAATGACAATGATTTGGATGTGTTTGGTGCAGAGCTTTCGTTTACGAGGGTTTTCTGACGGAATTGGAATGCGATCACTTGATTTCCATCGCCAAATCGGAGCTCAAGAGATCCGCGGTGGCCGATAATTTGTCCGGCGAGAGCAAGTTGAGCGAAGTCAGAACGAGCTCCGGCATGTTCATTCCAAAGAACAAGGTTGGTTCCCCCTTCTCTTCATTTATTACCttttataattgaatttttatgtGCTAGTGGTAGATCCGATATCAATCTTATAAGTACTTAGTGCATGTGGGGATGTAACGTAACTACAAAGgaacatttgttttttttttttttttatccataggaATTGAATTCGGTACCAGGGGGCTTATAACACTCATACAACATCTCAACCAACTAACTGAGTTAATCCTTGTGAGGAACATTTGTTTAATGTCTTTaacttggttttttttattttttattttgacaaaaaatggTAGAACGGGTAGACACTCTCAATACTACAAGGCAGGGCCCCAATAGCTTGTTGGGACTATTATTAGTAGAGCCCCATTTAAAAGATTGCTGCACAGGTCTAGATCACAAACAGTTTTACCCAGTCATAGATAACTCAACTAGTCTTTGAGTGTCAGGGGATCTCCCTAAGGAGGTTAAAACAATTGCATTGATCATTCTAGTGATTTGGAAAGTGAATTCCATCTATGAGAGAGAGAACATTCTCTAGTGATTTGGGAAAGTCAATTCCACCcatggttttattttttgttattttgcatGGCGAGTTAGGGAGTATAGAGACTGTTTATAGAAGAATAACACGGTGAGTTACTTAGGGACAATATTCTGATTGGGGTTTGTGAGTTTTCCTAGTTGACAGGTTTTGTAGAGACTATGGTGGATATTTAGGCTTGCTCTGTTGTTTGAACATTAGTGGGTTCAACTTGTAAttcatattataaaaaagaaaaaaactgtgGTGGGTACTTTgtatgaaatgttttttttactctgtTCTGTTATTTTATAGGATCTGATTGTTGCTGGTATTGAAGACAAGATTTCATCATGGACCTTTCTTCCAAAAGGTATGGTTTATATAAAATCATGATGCAAGTCTGCATGGTATTATTGTAAAAGCTGTGGAACTTATATCTTTGCCCTGCTGATACTTGATACTAGGTTTGTATGACTTTTACTTGGATGTAATGGGTCGACTGCAATTATGATTGccatttgttattttattactaatttTGTTGGTTTTTCTCCTATAATGTCTGGATTATACACAATCAATTTAGGTTTTGGCCTGAAACGCTAACATTACAAGTGAATGAGAAGGTAGTCTTATTATTATTCTCTGTATCTTGGCACGTTTTGTTATCGTAACAGTAGTCTTTGGCTTTAAAATAAAGTCTTTTAAACTAGGGCTATAAAAAACATAGGAGGAAACCAATCGTGAATATGTTTTACttgtcaaataaaatataagcagATTATTCCAGGACTGAACTGTGATGCTTGTTGGGCTCTGGAGCTATTATGATTTACAAAGTTTTTGAAGTTTTAGGGATCCCATTCTCTCTCTTCCATCTGCCTGCCTACCACGGCCTTCCAAAGTTTATCTTCCTGTCTTATTCTGCATGTCAGGAAAACCCTAATGTGAGTGTGATGCGTGGAATTGTTtattgcaattctccattcctcCAAACTTCTAAAATTCCACTGTGATCTTTAAACTTGTCCCAATTAAATAAAGGAGgctattatcatttaataatttaaacaagGAAACTGTGTTGATTGCAATATTGCATTGGGTGTCATCTTACGTGTTCAGTACATTCTTAATAGCAGTTTAGAAGGTTTAAAACCAGGACCTACATTACTTTATTTCCTAATAAAAACTTTCCAGTTTTATATTCTTAATAAAATaggattaattaaaataaactgaTTTTTTACTGAATACTTAAttgctttaatttatttaaatttaccttTTCCATAACTCTCAACATTGACTTTAAAGATGCTATGGTATATGGAAAGCATGAAGGGACTCTcatccttttttttcctgggtATGCTACCCAACAAGCATTCAATTGGCTGCTGGTTATATTTAATAGAGCCACAAACATTTGTTACATAATCAATATTCAATAAATGCTTGACAACTCACCATAAGTACCATATCCATCCGGTACCATGGCAACTTCCAAGAGGGAAAGGAACAGTTTAAAGCATTCACAGTTTACTGGAGAAAATCAGAAATAGAGGGGCCAAAGAATAGTTATTGTGAATCACAAGTATCTTGTGCAAATAATCTTCATAAAATCATGTGCCTAAAAACCTCTCTTcataaattcaattattttgtctAATCAGTTAAATAATGACAATGTATTTTCAGCTTCTCTCCCTTCCCCTCCCCTCCCTAACcactgaaaggaaaaaaaaaaggaagatgcAATAGTCAATTCATTACAGTATTTGATTAttgattttcagaaaatggagAAGACATACAAGTATTAAGATATGAGCACGGGCAGAAATATGATCCTCATTATGATTACTTTGCTGATAAAGTTAATATAGCTCGGGGTGGACACCGAGTTGCGACAGTTCTCATGTATCTCACTGATGTAACCAAAGGTGGTGAGACAGTGTTCCCTGATGCAGAGGTTTGTCTAGTATTTCACATATTTccatagataaaaatataatcctGGTAAATAATTGCTTTTATAATTTGTCAAATTAGAGTTTTCTTGGCATCTGCATAGTTATAATGGCCTTGAGGCCTAACTCAGATCCTTATTTAGTTCTACAATTTTCTTGTGTCAACTGAACTTATCACTAGGAACTATTCGATATTTAAGTTACCCAAAATGTCTTGTGAGATTACATTCATGTCAGAGTTTCTCTCATTTCTTCACTAGttgcttgtaattatttttagtttctgacTATTTTAAGATTAGAGACTGAGCAAAAACTTTTGGAGTTAGTGTTTATACCTGATTGGACCTCTTTGGTGTATACTCAATTgggtaataatatatattgactGTACAGTGTACTTCTAGAAGATGCATGCTAAGAACAATTCAGTTTTTTGAGAAAGGAGAGGTTGAGGAGATGCAATAGCTGAGGAGTCTGAAAATTCCTAGTTCTGCAAAGGAAATTGTTTCTACCTTTTACTTCTAGTGACGAACTTTGATAAGATAACTTTATAATTCTGGTTTCAGGAATCTCCACGTCACAAAGGTTCTGAAACAAATGAAAATCTCTCTGAGTGTGCCCAAAAAGGAATAGCAGGTGGGCAACTGAACACATAGTTAGTTACttctattgtttttcttttgtattaatGTGTCAGCCACATTTGCTGCCTGTCGaattatgttaaattaaatcattaattttctcttccttccttGTATGGGCAATTCACAGTGAAACCACGAAGAGGGGATGCACTTCTTTTCTTTAGTCTCTACCCAAATGCTATCCCAGACACACTGAGTCTACATGCAGGATGCCCTGTAATTGAAGGTGAGAAATGGTCAGCAACAAAATGGATTCATGTGGACTCATTTGACAAGGTGGTGGGAGATGGAGGGGATTGCAATGATAAGCACGAAAACTGTGAGAGATGGGCTACCCTTGGAGAATGTACTAGTAATCCCGAATATATGGTTGGATCTCCAGGCCTTCCTGGCTACTGCATGAAAAGTTGCAAGGAATGTTAGAAGTGTTACTGAATGCTTTCCAGATTCCACATGGTATTTTTGACGTTGACTCAAATTTCAATTGGTTCTCagatttttattatgtattttctttttttgtgaattGTATTGTATTCTGTCTCATTATAATTAGCTCTCAGATAGTGTTCTAGTGCATGGTCACACTTCAAGAGGTACATTTCGTCGGATACTTTGTATGTAAAACTACAAAAAAGGAAGTATACGTTGTTTTATCCCATGTTATTGTTTCCCCTCATTCTCGTTTTGTCAATTTGTCACGTTCACTTGTTGCTTTCATGGAATGAGAAATTTCCTGAAGTGATTCAAGAATTCAACAACTTAGCTGGGGATAGAAATTGAAAGAGAGGCAGAATACTTTTCTTATTACCGAGTAGATGAATAAGAAGCCTAATTGCAGATTGCAAAACATACTTCACTGCATTTCATATTGGGGATTTCACTGACTGGATCATGagacattataaatttatagcAACTATTCGTGAACCTTATTTTAAGGAGAAGCATTTTGGCCACTATGgtgaaaagaataagaaagtaGAAAGtaattgtaacatcccaatttttgtaatctagcttaaaaaggattgttatttataaataaataaagttttagaaaaatgatgagattttataaataaataaataaggagatataattattaattaaaataatgatttgagagaaaataaaaagggtatttcatttatttgtttgatagaaaataaaatagagtttgtttttataaaataaatatagagcaaataataggctgagtaccctaggtataaatagttatatcAAGTCAGGTGCCTCTTTTTGgcctgatttttgttttttcccttttcctctcaaaactctttctttttcctgcagtccaccaaacctgtcttaAAAAAACAACGATCTCGGGCTCATTCAccattggatcgtcgtgaaatttgagcaccacgttcgcaacccaattccgagcattctcaccgttgggaatttcgatattatgtctgagcttagaggaaaacccttcgcattgtagccttttattttcccgcagaaatccaaaattgtctcggtaaaactatgatttCGGTTTtcttaaccgttggatttttatgaaatttggatatgttgttcgaaattcaattgctcacactttcaccgttgagatttttgagataatattcgtggagagacaaaaaggaatcgcatgaagacagtacaagtggaagtttcaatctcttcttcgtctctctgacgtttgggaattctattgGAGCAGTCGGAagaataactgaaggaatctcaggaaaccgctagagatgttactatcgctagctgaagacacgtgagtccgctcagaggtaagggatgagtttatcgcaattgggggttagaatgaacatgtgtagggatccttagagaactaaatttggttttattttgggatgtttattgaattataatttttctttatgattatgaatacaatattattgtgttctatgtaccaattgatgtcctaatgagaattgattgataaacttgagtgttcttgatgtctttgtgttaatccatgattttgattaattgattttgatacaattgtgaggaactatttcagaggttttacattccatgttgtgataaaatcttttgtataaattgttatgttgaggttatgaaatgatgattcaaaatgtgagtatgtgataaattgaacatgtgacagatgatgaaatacatatgtattgagatgagatgtgtgtattgagttgtgaactatgaattgtgcaatcacacaattgtaagactcTTTAAGGGCGAagagtattgtgatgagatccactgtgggaacccgacgagttaaaatgattttgaaaacaattgagtagatgtgtgtattgcatagttcataagtaaaatgtatatgattcatgaggtgtaataacatgttaaattgagattataccattgtgattgggattaagtgtatgtgataaattgagtatgtatatgattgagatatatatgtgcattgagttgtgaactatgaattgtataatcacacgatcataagtcccttcaaggacgatgagttaatgctaagtcccttttagggcgacaagttgatgttaagtcccttttagggcgacgagt
The nucleotide sequence above comes from Glycine soja cultivar W05 chromosome 11, ASM419377v2, whole genome shotgun sequence. Encoded proteins:
- the LOC114376016 gene encoding probable prolyl 4-hydroxylase 4; the protein is MSSRVWCVVMVSALALMLQWHEAFSSYAGSASAIIDPSKVKQVSWKPRAFVYEGFLTELECDHLISIAKSELKRSAVADNLSGESKLSEVRTSSGMFIPKNKDLIVAGIEDKISSWTFLPKENGEDIQVLRYEHGQKYDPHYDYFADKVNIARGGHRVATVLMYLTDVTKGGETVFPDAEESPRHKGSETNENLSECAQKGIAVKPRRGDALLFFSLYPNAIPDTLSLHAGCPVIEGEKWSATKWIHVDSFDKVVGDGGDCNDKHENCERWATLGECTSNPEYMVGSPGLPGYCMKSCKEC